One Mycoavidus sp. HKI genomic region harbors:
- a CDS encoding IscS subfamily cysteine desulfurase: MKNVLPRLPIYLDYSATTPVDPRVADKMIPYLCEHFGNPASRSHSYGWTAEQAVEDARAQVAALANCDPREIVWTSGATESNNLAIKGAAHFYQSKGKHIITVKTEHKAVLDTCRELERQGFEVTYLEVLENGLLDLDVFKQALRPDTILVSVMMVNNEIGVIQDIEQIGEICRDKGIIFHVDAAQAAGKVGIDLARLKVDLMSFSAHKAYGPKGIGAMYIRRKPRVRIEAQMHGGGHERGMRSGTLPTHQIVGMGEAFRLAHAEMDADTKHARALYDRLLQGLSKMEEVYVNGDTQQRVPHNLNISFNFVEGESLIMAVKDIAVSSGSACTSASLEPSYVLRALGRNDELAHSSIRFSVGRFTTLQEMDYVIRLMESKIAKLRDLSPLWEMHQAGVDLNSIVWAAH; encoded by the coding sequence ATGAAAAACGTTCTTCCCCGCCTTCCGATCTATCTGGATTACAGCGCGACTACGCCTGTTGATCCTCGGGTTGCGGACAAAATGATCCCTTATTTGTGCGAGCATTTCGGCAATCCGGCTTCGCGCAGCCATTCTTATGGTTGGACGGCGGAGCAAGCGGTAGAAGACGCGCGTGCGCAAGTGGCGGCCTTGGCCAATTGCGATCCTCGTGAAATTGTTTGGACTTCGGGTGCGACTGAGTCGAACAACCTGGCTATAAAAGGCGCTGCGCATTTCTATCAAAGCAAAGGTAAGCATATTATTACCGTTAAAACCGAGCACAAAGCTGTGCTGGATACCTGTCGTGAGCTTGAGCGACAAGGTTTTGAGGTGACTTATCTTGAGGTTTTAGAAAACGGCTTGTTGGATCTTGATGTCTTTAAGCAAGCGCTTCGTCCCGATACGATCTTAGTTTCGGTGATGATGGTCAATAATGAAATCGGTGTGATCCAAGATATTGAGCAAATCGGTGAGATTTGTCGCGATAAAGGCATTATTTTTCATGTGGATGCAGCGCAAGCGGCAGGTAAGGTGGGGATTGATCTAGCCCGCTTAAAGGTTGATTTGATGTCTTTTTCTGCGCATAAGGCGTATGGCCCTAAAGGCATTGGCGCGATGTATATTCGCCGCAAACCGCGCGTGCGCATCGAAGCGCAGATGCACGGCGGCGGTCATGAGCGGGGCATGCGCTCAGGCACTTTGCCGACGCACCAGATTGTCGGCATGGGCGAAGCTTTTCGCCTAGCTCATGCAGAAATGGACGCTGACACTAAGCATGCGCGTGCGCTTTATGACAGACTGCTGCAGGGTCTAAGTAAAATGGAAGAAGTGTATGTAAACGGCGATACACAGCAGCGCGTGCCTCACAATCTGAACATTAGCTTTAATTTTGTTGAGGGCGAATCGTTGATTATGGCGGTCAAGGATATCGCCGTATCATCTGGCTCTGCTTGTACCTCGGCCTCGCTTGAGCCTTCTTATGTATTGCGTGCGCTTGGGCGTAATGATGAACTGGCGCACAGTTCAATTCGGTTTTCTGTAGGGCGCTTTACGACGTTACAGGAAATGGATTACGTGATCCGTTTGATGGAAAGTAAAATTGCTAAGTTGCGCGATTTGTCGCCATTGTGGGAAATGCACCAAGCAGGGGTCGATCTGAATTCGATCGTCTGGGCAGCACATTGA
- a CDS encoding phosphatidylserine decarboxylase, translated as MNYPHPIIAREGWPFLLFIAVLTLVVQIFAGFAWSWPFWLLTVFVVQFFRDPPRPIPSQANAVLSPADGRVVAVQTCRDPYAEREALMISVFMNVFNAHSQRSPVDGVVKRAAYFPGAFFNAALDKSSLENERNALVIETEAGQTVTAVQVAGLVARRILCYVTTNESVKRGQRYGFIRFGSRVDVYLPLGSRPKVAIGEKVFATSTILAEFES; from the coding sequence ATGAACTATCCTCACCCAATTATTGCCCGCGAAGGCTGGCCTTTTTTGTTATTTATCGCGGTTTTGACGCTCGTCGTGCAAATCTTTGCCGGTTTTGCGTGGTCTTGGCCATTTTGGCTGCTGACCGTATTTGTGGTGCAATTTTTCCGCGATCCGCCCCGCCCGATTCCAAGCCAAGCTAATGCTGTGCTCAGTCCAGCTGATGGCCGCGTGGTGGCGGTGCAAACTTGCCGCGACCCCTACGCTGAGCGTGAAGCATTGATGATTAGTGTATTTATGAATGTTTTCAATGCCCATTCGCAGCGCTCGCCGGTCGATGGCGTGGTTAAAAGAGCGGCTTATTTTCCTGGGGCATTTTTCAATGCAGCGCTGGATAAATCCTCGCTTGAGAATGAGCGTAATGCGTTGGTGATCGAAACAGAGGCAGGACAAACCGTGACTGCGGTTCAGGTCGCCGGACTCGTGGCGCGCCGGATCCTGTGCTATGTGACGACGAATGAGTCTGTTAAGCGCGGTCAACGTTACGGTTTTATCCGCTTTGGCTCGCGGGTTGATGTGTATCTGCCGCTTGGCAGCCGCCCAAAAGTTGCGATTGGTGAGAAAGTGTTTGCTACTTCGACTATTCTGGCTGAATTTGAGTCTTGA
- the pssA gene encoding CDP-diacylglycerol--serine O-phosphatidyltransferase, with protein MSASKLRRVRQNGTFLPRSLRRQAEGEVDNEDTLRVERQRRLRKRGIYLLPNAFTTAALFCGFFAIVQAMNQQFEMAAIAIFAAMVLDGMDGRVARMTKTQSAFGEQYDSISDMVSFGVAPALVMYEWALKDLGRWGWLAAFVYCAGSALRLARFNTNLNKIDSRFFQGLPSPAAAALIAGFVWLVIDNRIPMKLSWLPWVAFTLTLYAGITMVSNAPFYSGKTLDIRYRVPFGVILLVVLAFVLVSSDPPIMLFGLFVLYGLSGYVFWVIRMLRGKFNPSTKDRQPSEKSDTE; from the coding sequence ATGTCTGCTTCCAAGCTGCGCCGCGTACGTCAAAACGGTACGTTTTTGCCGCGCTCGCTTCGCCGTCAAGCCGAAGGTGAGGTTGATAATGAAGATACGCTAAGGGTTGAGCGTCAAAGGCGCTTACGCAAACGGGGCATCTATTTGTTACCGAATGCATTTACCACGGCGGCGCTTTTTTGTGGATTTTTTGCCATTGTGCAGGCGATGAATCAGCAATTTGAAATGGCTGCGATTGCGATTTTTGCAGCTATGGTGCTCGATGGGATGGATGGCCGGGTGGCGCGTATGACAAAAACGCAAAGTGCCTTTGGTGAGCAATATGACAGCATATCCGATATGGTGTCATTTGGCGTGGCGCCTGCGTTAGTCATGTATGAATGGGCCTTAAAGGATTTAGGGCGTTGGGGTTGGCTCGCGGCCTTTGTCTATTGTGCGGGCTCGGCATTACGCTTAGCGCGCTTTAATACCAACCTGAATAAAATCGACAGCCGTTTTTTCCAAGGTTTACCAAGCCCCGCCGCGGCTGCCTTGATTGCGGGTTTTGTCTGGCTGGTGATTGATAACCGGATTCCGATGAAGCTCAGTTGGCTGCCTTGGGTGGCTTTTACGTTGACGCTTTATGCCGGCATCACAATGGTCTCAAATGCGCCGTTTTACAGCGGCAAAACCCTGGATATCCGATATCGCGTGCCATTTGGGGTGATTTTGTTGGTGGTGCTGGCTTTTGTGCTGGTGTCGTCCGACCCACCAATTATGTTGTTTGGCTTATTTGTTCTGTATGGGCTTTCAGGCTATGTCTTCTGGGTAATTCGTATGCTGCGTGGTAAGTTCAATCCAAGCACCAAAGACCGGCAACCTTCAGAAAAGAGTGATACAGAGTGA